A genomic region of Catalinimonas niigatensis contains the following coding sequences:
- a CDS encoding alpha/beta hydrolase, translating to MRIILFLATFSYSFNAYTQDLSSTPYKLVNVIYKSTPEAELSLDVYYPEDYTAGKLPAVVFFFGGGWVGGSRAHFAPQSKYLASRGMIVITPDYRIENEHGTTPQQAVMDARSAMRYVKLHAGELGIDTSRLAAGGGSAGGHLALSTATLHDFNDPQDDLSLSPMPDALLLFNPVVNTTSEGFGAKAVGSDTLLLSPYHRMQINMPPTLIFHGKADTTVPYSNIQAMKAKLDALLIPNQVYAYEDLTHGFFNLNREEGRYFYETLYRTDQFLQSLGYLEGSPSFVPDSQ from the coding sequence ATGCGAATAATCCTTTTTCTAGCCACTTTTTCCTATAGTTTCAACGCTTATACCCAAGATTTGAGTTCCACCCCTTACAAGCTGGTCAATGTTATCTATAAGTCTACTCCCGAAGCTGAACTTTCACTGGATGTTTACTATCCTGAAGACTACACAGCCGGAAAACTACCGGCTGTGGTATTCTTCTTCGGAGGCGGATGGGTGGGAGGGAGCCGTGCGCATTTTGCTCCGCAAAGTAAATACCTGGCTTCGCGGGGAATGATCGTCATTACGCCGGATTATCGGATCGAAAACGAACATGGCACTACACCGCAGCAGGCGGTGATGGATGCGCGCTCAGCCATGCGATATGTGAAATTACATGCAGGTGAACTCGGCATAGATACCAGTCGCCTGGCTGCGGGAGGAGGCTCTGCCGGGGGACATCTCGCTTTGAGCACGGCTACGCTTCATGATTTCAATGATCCGCAGGATGATTTATCACTAAGCCCGATGCCCGATGCACTTTTGCTGTTCAACCCGGTGGTCAACACGACTTCTGAAGGATTTGGAGCCAAGGCAGTGGGTAGTGATACTTTACTTTTATCTCCCTACCACAGGATGCAGATCAACATGCCGCCTACGCTGATTTTTCATGGCAAGGCTGATACTACGGTGCCTTATTCCAACATTCAGGCGATGAAAGCCAAACTGGATGCCTTATTGATTCCCAATCAGGTATATGCATATGAAGATCTGACTCATGGTTTTTTCAACCTGAACAGGGAAGAGGGCAGGTATTTTTATGAGACTTTATATCGTACCGATCAGTTTTTACAATCCCTGGGGTATCTGGAAGGTTCGCCCAGCTTTGTGCCGGACTCTCAGTAA
- the arr gene encoding NAD(+)--rifampin ADP-ribosyltransferase → MHTNKSEDHSTDSTKALSSLIFYHGTKANLKQGDLIAPGFSSNYGKRKVASYVYLTATLDAAIWGAELALGEGPGRIYQVEPTGPMEDDPNLTDKKFPGNPTKSYRSRHPLRVMGEVTDWQGHSPEQLRAMKEHLEQLKQLGIEAIED, encoded by the coding sequence ATGCATACAAACAAAAGTGAGGACCATTCCACTGATTCTACTAAAGCGCTGAGTTCACTGATCTTCTATCATGGTACAAAGGCCAATCTGAAGCAGGGAGACCTGATTGCACCTGGCTTCAGTTCTAACTACGGTAAGAGGAAAGTAGCTTCTTATGTCTATCTGACTGCCACGCTGGATGCGGCTATCTGGGGAGCTGAACTTGCCTTGGGCGAAGGCCCTGGCAGAATCTACCAGGTAGAACCGACAGGCCCGATGGAAGATGATCCCAATTTGACGGACAAGAAGTTCCCGGGTAATCCAACCAAATCATACCGCTCCCGGCATCCGCTTCGGGTCATGGGTGAGGTCACAGATTGGCAGGGACATTCGCCGGAACAGCTCAGGGCCATGAAAGAACACCTCGAACAATTGAAGCAGCTTGGTATTGAAGCCATTGAGGACTGA
- a CDS encoding aconitate hydratase yields the protein MAFDIDMIKDVYARMGDRIDKARKIVGRPLTFTEKILYSHLYTGEPKEAYGRGKDYVDFQPDRVAMQDATAQMALLQFMQAGKDQAAVPSTVHCDHLIQAKVGAIQDLKTAVETNKEVYDFLSSVSNKYGIGFWKPGAGIIHQVVLENYAFPGGMMIGTDSHTPNAGGLGMIAIGVGGADAVDVMAGMPWELKFPKMIGVKLTGKMSGWTSAKDVILKVAGILTVKGGTGAIVEYFGDGADGLSCTGKGTICNMGAEIGATTSLFHYSKKMKEYLEATDRADIAAEVEKVADYLRADPEVFDAPEKYFDQVIEIDLNELEPHVNGPFTPDLAWPISKLSEAVKKHGWPEEIEVGLIGSCTNSSYEDLTRAASIAQQAIDKNLKAKSEYTITPGSEMVRFTADRDGLLNTFDQMGGVVLANACGPCIGQWARHSDDPDRKNTIVTSFNRNFAKRNDGNPNTHSFVASPELTTALALAGRLSFNPLKDTLKNEAGEDVMLDEPVGIELPPKGFAVEDAGYQEPAEDGSSVKVAVDPESDRLQILTPFEPWEGNNIKGMRLLLKAFGKCTTDHISMAGPWLRYRGHLDNISNNCFIGAINAYNKEANKVKSLVSGEYGAVPDTARLYKEKAIPTIVVGDDNYGEGSSREHAAMEPRHLGVKIVLVKSFARIHETNLKKQGMLALTFANPADYDKVKEDDTIETVDLDQFAPDKQVTLKFIHADGTEDLIKTNHTYNENQIEWFKSGSALNLIRKLEGKA from the coding sequence ATGGCTTTTGACATTGACATGATCAAAGATGTGTACGCCCGTATGGGTGACCGTATTGATAAAGCAAGAAAGATTGTAGGTCGTCCTCTGACCTTCACTGAAAAGATATTGTACTCCCACTTATATACAGGAGAGCCCAAAGAAGCGTATGGCAGAGGCAAAGACTACGTTGATTTTCAACCGGACCGGGTGGCGATGCAGGATGCGACGGCACAAATGGCTCTCCTGCAATTTATGCAGGCTGGTAAAGACCAGGCGGCTGTTCCTTCTACCGTACACTGCGATCACCTGATCCAGGCGAAAGTAGGTGCCATACAAGACCTTAAAACAGCCGTAGAAACCAATAAGGAAGTCTACGATTTCCTTTCCTCTGTTTCCAACAAATACGGTATCGGATTCTGGAAGCCAGGTGCGGGTATCATTCACCAGGTGGTGCTGGAAAACTATGCTTTCCCCGGTGGAATGATGATCGGTACGGATTCTCATACCCCTAACGCCGGTGGTCTTGGAATGATCGCCATTGGTGTAGGTGGTGCTGATGCTGTTGACGTCATGGCCGGTATGCCCTGGGAGCTTAAATTTCCCAAGATGATCGGGGTAAAGCTGACCGGTAAGATGAGCGGCTGGACTTCCGCCAAAGATGTAATCCTCAAAGTTGCCGGAATCCTGACGGTTAAAGGGGGTACCGGAGCGATTGTAGAATATTTTGGTGATGGTGCAGACGGACTTTCCTGTACAGGTAAAGGTACCATCTGTAATATGGGCGCGGAGATTGGTGCAACCACTTCCCTCTTCCACTACAGCAAGAAGATGAAAGAATATCTGGAAGCTACCGACCGTGCGGACATCGCTGCCGAAGTAGAAAAAGTAGCTGATTATCTTCGTGCTGACCCTGAGGTGTTTGATGCACCCGAAAAATACTTTGATCAGGTGATTGAAATTGATCTCAACGAACTGGAGCCTCATGTTAATGGTCCTTTCACTCCTGACCTTGCGTGGCCTATCTCCAAATTAAGCGAAGCTGTAAAGAAACATGGCTGGCCTGAAGAAATTGAAGTAGGCTTGATTGGCTCCTGTACCAACTCTTCTTATGAAGATTTGACCCGCGCAGCTTCCATCGCTCAGCAGGCCATTGACAAAAACCTGAAAGCTAAATCGGAATATACCATTACGCCCGGTTCGGAGATGGTACGCTTCACCGCTGACCGCGATGGTTTGCTGAATACTTTTGACCAGATGGGAGGCGTGGTACTTGCCAATGCCTGCGGACCCTGTATCGGACAGTGGGCACGCCATTCGGATGATCCGGATAGGAAGAATACCATCGTTACCTCGTTCAACCGTAACTTTGCCAAGCGAAATGATGGTAATCCCAATACGCATTCCTTTGTCGCTTCTCCTGAACTGACTACCGCGCTGGCGCTGGCAGGAAGATTGTCTTTCAACCCTCTAAAAGATACCCTGAAGAATGAAGCCGGTGAGGATGTGATGCTGGATGAGCCGGTAGGTATTGAACTTCCGCCCAAAGGCTTCGCCGTAGAAGATGCAGGATACCAGGAACCTGCTGAAGATGGAAGCAGCGTGAAAGTAGCCGTAGATCCTGAATCTGATCGTCTGCAAATCCTTACGCCTTTTGAGCCCTGGGAAGGTAACAATATCAAAGGCATGAGACTGCTGCTGAAAGCTTTTGGTAAATGTACCACTGACCATATTTCTATGGCGGGTCCCTGGTTGCGTTATCGCGGTCACCTGGATAACATCTCCAACAACTGCTTTATCGGAGCGATCAATGCTTATAACAAAGAAGCCAATAAAGTGAAAAGTCTGGTGAGTGGTGAATATGGTGCTGTGCCTGATACGGCCAGACTCTATAAAGAAAAGGCTATCCCTACCATAGTCGTGGGGGACGATAACTACGGTGAAGGTTCTTCCCGCGAACATGCGGCGATGGAACCTCGTCATCTGGGCGTGAAGATTGTATTGGTAAAATCCTTTGCCCGTATCCACGAAACCAACCTGAAGAAGCAGGGTATGCTGGCATTGACATTTGCCAATCCGGCGGACTATGACAAAGTAAAAGAAGACGATACCATTGAAACGGTAGACCTGGATCAGTTTGCACCCGACAAGCAGGTAACGCTTAAGTTCATCCACGCCGATGGTACGGAAGATCTGATCAAGACCAACCATACTTATAATGAAAACCAGATAGAATGGTTTAAGTCCGGTTCAGCCCTGAATCTGATCCGTAAGCTGGAAGGTAAGGCTTAA
- a CDS encoding DUF7660 family protein has protein sequence MKLIDLVETVDSRDSFLAFLRALIEDKEEDSKEKIAPSSPYSSGVNGWQNQTISEYLESMFGWLEDSEVEEELSWKLLAKMLYMGKIYE, from the coding sequence ATGAAATTGATTGATCTTGTAGAAACTGTAGATTCAAGGGATTCATTCCTTGCGTTTCTTCGTGCTCTTATTGAGGATAAAGAAGAAGATAGTAAAGAAAAAATAGCCCCTTCTTCACCCTACAGTTCAGGAGTAAATGGTTGGCAGAATCAAACTATATCAGAATACCTGGAATCAATGTTTGGATGGTTAGAAGATAGCGAAGTTGAAGAAGAACTATCTTGGAAGTTGTTGGCAAAAATGTTGTACATGGGAAAAATATATGAATGA
- the ypfJ gene encoding KPN_02809 family neutral zinc metallopeptidase codes for MRWKGRRQSTNVDDRRGSRGKTIAVGGGLGTVVLIVLSLLFGGDPSDLINVATQQSTTTQAPSAEENELAEFVTVVLADTEDVWNQVFQQQGRQYQEPTLVLFSGSDQSACGSAQAATGPFYCPADQQVYIDLSFQQTLSQRLGAGGDFAMAYVVAHEVGHHVQNLLGISRQVQSQRNQLSEAEYNRLSVKLELQADFFAGLWAHHADQISDILQEGDIEEALNAANAIGDDRLQKQSQGQVVPDAFTHGTSEQRMRWFKKGYETGDINQGDTFNATNL; via the coding sequence ATGCGCTGGAAAGGCAGACGTCAGAGTACCAATGTCGATGATCGACGGGGTAGTCGTGGTAAAACCATAGCCGTAGGTGGCGGCCTGGGTACTGTAGTACTCATTGTATTGTCTTTATTATTTGGAGGTGACCCTTCAGACTTGATCAATGTAGCTACCCAACAATCTACGACTACGCAGGCTCCCAGTGCGGAGGAAAATGAGTTGGCAGAATTTGTCACGGTGGTTCTAGCCGATACAGAAGATGTCTGGAACCAGGTTTTTCAACAACAAGGGAGACAGTACCAGGAGCCTACGCTGGTATTATTTTCAGGAAGTGATCAGTCGGCCTGTGGTTCTGCCCAGGCAGCGACCGGCCCCTTCTACTGCCCGGCTGATCAGCAGGTGTATATAGACCTGAGCTTTCAGCAGACATTGAGCCAGCGGCTGGGTGCAGGAGGAGATTTTGCAATGGCCTATGTAGTAGCCCATGAAGTAGGACATCATGTCCAGAATTTACTGGGCATCAGCCGACAGGTACAGTCTCAGCGCAATCAGTTGAGTGAGGCGGAGTACAACCGGCTTTCGGTAAAGCTGGAATTACAAGCTGATTTCTTTGCCGGTCTATGGGCACATCATGCCGATCAGATTTCAGACATTTTACAGGAAGGAGATATTGAAGAAGCCCTCAACGCTGCCAATGCCATTGGCGATGACCGCTTACAAAAACAATCTCAGGGACAAGTGGTACCCGATGCTTTTACCCACGGTACCTCCGAGCAACGTATGCGCTGGTTTAAAAAAGGATATGAAACCGGCGACATAAATCAGGGAGATACTTTTAATGCCACTAACCTCTAA